The sequence ACCGCACGGACGCAGCCTCCAGCGACCGGGTCCGCGCCCTGCCCATTCCCGACACGCTGAACGTCCGCGCAAGCTATCCGATCGGTGCCCTCACGCGCTCGCGCCACGCTACCGAGGCCTACCAATTCATCGATTATGTCCTGTCGCAGCAGGGACGCCGGGTGCTCAGCCGCCATGGGTTCATCACGGGGGAGGAGTGAGCTGGATCTCCCGGCCTTCACCGCTGCCGACGTTGGGAGGCCTCCTCGCTGCGCTGCTGGTGGGGTTGATGGTGCTGCCGTTCGCGGCGCTCGCCTTGTCGAGCTCGCTCGAGGACGTCGTCGCCGGTACGGCGCACCCCCTGTTCGCGCCTGCGTTGTGGCTGAGCCTGCGAACGACGCTGGTGAGCCTCACGCTCACGCTGCTCATGGGGACTCCGCTCGCGTGGTGGCTGGCGTCGTCGTCTTGTCGTGCTGCCCGGATCACCGAAGTGATGGTCGAGCTTCCGATCGTGATCCCTCCAGCGGTCGTGGGGGTCGCGCTCCTGCAGACCTTTGGCCGAAGAGGACTGCTGGGGCCCGCCCTCGACAGCGCCGGAATCGCCGTGCCCTTCACGGACAAGGCCGTGCTCCTGGCGCAGATCGTGGTGTCGTCGCCCTTCTTCGTTCAGGCCGCGGCCAACGCCTTCAGGAAGATCGAGCCGGACATGCTGATCGTCGCGCGCACGCTGGGCGCATCGCCAGCCGTCGCCTTTCTGCGCGTCGCCTTGCCGGTGGCCCTGCCCGGGCTCGTCGTCGGTGCCTCGCTCGCGTGGGCGCGTGCGCTTGGCGAGTTCGGCGCGACGTTGCTGTTTGCCGGCAACATGACCGGCA is a genomic window of Pseudomonadota bacterium containing:
- a CDS encoding ABC transporter permease subunit — encoded protein: MSWISRPSPLPTLGGLLAALLVGLMVLPFAALALSSSLEDVVAGTAHPLFAPALWLSLRTTLVSLTLTLLMGTPLAWWLASSSCRAARITEVMVELPIVIPPAVVGVALLQTFGRRGLLGPALDSAGIAVPFTDKAVLLAQIVVSSPFFVQAAANAFRKIEPDMLIVARTLGASPAVAFLRVALPVALPGLVVGASLAWARALGEFGATLLFAGNMTG